In one Gadus morhua chromosome 7, gadMor3.0, whole genome shotgun sequence genomic region, the following are encoded:
- the cchcr1 gene encoding coiled-coil alpha-helical rod protein 1, with protein MEEQTAAGEKLSVPTDFTAPPLPGNIQKDLMPPSHFTSAVQTSSSVRRVQTSASVRGVHNQPAAESWSSAAGPGVSNPAAAWLAVSRAQGEVLELRKENQRLMMLQGDSLRGRSRSTDSNGRFVEGGGGGGGGGEGWMRLEAEWRVRVETQRVEAERLRGQLEALKESEERQRGELRDKDSTLHRQGAELETLRCELGQTRSRLDQVRLELQQSLQENQKISSQLVTMEKESEEEIRRLRKEEAWCREEAHTLLRGAERSREEEEEEAKRRNIDLTTQMENLQKTHQTERQQLTASHATETEAAAVARDQLQSSLDAMATQMLQLQSHLGTASAERDALRDQLSQARQELEGQGATLQNLRGYIGEMSPERGEEERLEETVQKLSREKEALEKTADLLSVRLKCVNEILTLQEQKVLHKTLSDPQPPGGGGDGEALRLLRLWREKVYSLCVRLRTQELEQKRERERACSGEKALQEEVQQEQLRGTLLQHSLDDRLAQLRLEEVAAQSLKEELASLGRENAELRAWKHRAGADLGATKEALLRFGAAFAARVADVNQSQDQLNAFSQRLTFAKRRVQTIQGLLGRRAALQKLQLSSREAAQADDRVGRLQAELHLLGEEREELSQELRRTPDLIDKALAQLRETFGCQLKEQQEELDRSREALAGALSSQEEVQRREHETQAQLEEAKARLEELHSQLLLQQEQSQQALREAEAGLTERLREAESQVNTARREHTKAVMSLRQLDRQVTREREQGRRDQQLQVDQSQTEIQNLQRRLKETETDRNLLLASVQERGHVTEVRRARMSSSRPRDPTHNTETLLSVLGDLKALSSTVVDGSEHEEEEEGEGDGGRVRRGGERQGGEEVRVSRGRREGGEGRGVSGGGGGGRKGGREPTQLPSV; from the exons ATGGAGGAACAGACCGCTGCCGGAGAGAAGCTCAGCGTGCCCACGGACTTCACTGCACCACCTCTCCCCG GGAACATTCAGAAGGACCTGATGCCGCCGTCCCACTTCACCTCCGCCGTCCAGACGTCCTCGTCCGTCCGCCGGGTCCAGACCTCCGCGTCTGTCCGCGGGGTCCACAACCAGCCGGCCGCGGAGTCCTGGAGCTCCGCCGCCGGTCCCGGGGTCTCAAATCCGGCCGCGGCGTGGCTCGCCGTGTCCCGGGCCCAGGGGGAAGTTCTGGAACTCCGGAAGGAGAACCAAAGGCTGATGATGCTACAGGGAGACTCTTTGAGAGGAAGGAGCCGGTCTACAGACTCCAATGGAAG GTTTGTGGagggcggaggtggtggaggtgggggaggtgaggggtggATGAGGCTGGAGGCGGAGTGGCGTGTGCGGGTGGAGACGCAGCGGGTGGAGGCGGAGAGGCTCCGGGGTCAGCTGGAGGCCctgaaggagagcgaggagagacaGCGGGGCGAGCTACGAGACAAGGACAGCACCctccacag ACAGGGTGCTGAGCTGGAGACCCTACGCTGTGAACTGGGTCAGACCCGGTCCAGGCTGGACCAGGTCAGACTGGAGCTCCAGCAGAGCCTCCAGGAGAACCAGAAGATATCCTCACAG CTGGTAACCATGGAGAAGGAGTCAGAGGAGGAGATCAGGAGgctgaggaaggaggaggcgtggtgCCGAGAGGAGGCGCACACGCTCCTCCGGGGGGctgagaggagcagggaggaggaggaggaggaggcgaagaGGAGGAACATCGACCTGACCACCCAGATGGAGAATCTACAGAAAACCCACCAGacagag cGGCAGCAGCTGACCGCGTCCCACGCCACAGAGACGGAGGCTGCGGCGGTCGCTAGGGACCAGCTCCAGAGCAGCCTGGACGCCATGGCAACCCAGATGCTGCAACTACAGAGCCATCTCGGGACGGCGTCGGCCGAGAGAGACGCGCTCAGAGACCAGCTCAG CCAAGCGAGACAAGAGCTGGAGGGCCAGGGGGCCACGCTGCAGAACCTCAGAGGATACATCGGGGAGATGTCCcccgagaggggggaggaggagaggctggaggagaccGTACAG AAGCTCAGCAGGGAGAAGGAAGCCCTGGAGAAGACCGCAGATCTCCTCAGCGTCAGACTGAAGTGTGTCAACGAGATCCTCACCCTGCAGGAGCAGAAAGTCCTCCAcaag ACCCTGTCGGACCCCCAGccgcccggcggcggcggtgacggCGAGGCTCTCCGGCTGCTGCGGCTCTGGAGGGAGAAGGTGTACTCGCTGTGCGTCCGTCTGCGGACCcaggagctggagcagaagagggagagggagcgggccTGCTCAGGG GAGAAGgccctgcaggaggaggtgcagcaggagcagctccGGGGCACGCTCCTGCAGCACAGCCTGGACGACCGGCTGGCCCAGCTCCGCCTGGAGGAGGTGGCTGCGCAG AGCCTGAAGGAGGAGCTGGCCTCGCTGGGCCGGGAGAACGCGGAGCTGAGGGCCTGGAAGCACCGGGCCGGTGCCGACCTGGGGGCCACGAAGGAGGCGCTCCTGAG GTTCGGCGCGGCGTTCGCAGCCCGCGTCGCCGACGTCAACCAGTCCCAGGACCAGCTCAACGCCTTCTCCCAGAGGCTGACCTTCGCCAAGAGGAGGGTCCAGACCATCCAGG gGTTGCTGGGGCGGAGAGCGGCGCTCCAGAAGCTCCAGCTCAGCTCCAGAGAGGCGGCCCAGGCGGACGACCG TGTGGGTCGTCTCCAGGCAGAGCTGCATCTGCTgggcgaggagagagaggaactcagCCAGGAGCTGAGGAGAACCCCGGACCTCATCGACAAGGCCCTGGCCCAGCTGAGAGAGACAT tcggGTGCCAGCtgaaggagcagcaggaggagctggatCGGAGCAGAGAGGCCCTGGCCGGGGCCCTCTCCtcccaggaggaggtgcagcggCGGGAGCACGAGACACAGGCTCAGCTGGAGGAGGCCAAGGCGCGGCTGGAGGAGTTGCActcccagctcctcctgcagcaggAGCAGAGCCAGCAGG ccctgCGGGAGGCGGAGGCGGGGCTTACGGAGCGTCTGCGGGAGGCGGAGTCTCAGGTGAACACCGCCCGCAGAGAGCACACCAAAGCAG TGATGTCGCTGCGGCAGCTTGACAGACAGGTGACCCGGGAGCGGGAACAGGGGAGGCGGGACCAGCAGCTCCAGGTCGACCAATCACAGACGGAGATCCAGAACCTGCAAAGACGCCTgaaggagacggagacggacagAAACCTGCTGCTG GCCAGTGTCCAGGAGAGGGGTCATGTGACGGAGGTCAGGAGAGCTCGCATGTCATCCAGCCGCCCACGAgaccccacacacaacacag agaccctcctgtctgtcctcgGTGACCTCAAGGCCCTGAGCTCCACTGTGGTGGACGGCTCTGAAcacgaagaggaagaggagggagaaggagacggaggaagagtaaggagaggaggagaaagacaaggaggagaggaagtaaGAGTAAgtagaggaagaagagaaggaggagagggaagaggagtgagtggaggaggaggaggaggaagaaaaggaggaagagagccGACCCAGCTCCCGTCTGTCTGA